From the Aquarana catesbeiana isolate 2022-GZ linkage group LG10, ASM4218655v1, whole genome shotgun sequence genome, the window ggtgtgttaaatttggtgttatcgctctcactctctcatactggtcactggaagttcaacatggcacctcatggcaaagaactctctgaggatctgaaaatgagtgctgccggcactggggggctacagatcattgaggggaccatgaatgccaacatgtactgtgatatactgaagaagagcatgatcccctcccttcagagactggaccgcagggcagtattccaacatgataaccaccccaaacacacctccaagaccaccactgccttgataaagaagctgagggtaaaggtgatggactggccaagcatgtctccagacctaaaccctattgatcatctgtgggacatcctcaaacggaaggtggaggagcacaaggtctctaacatccaccagctctgtgatgtcatcatggaggaggggaagaggactccagtgacaacctgtgaagctctggtgacctccatgcccaagagggttaaggcagtgctggaaaataatggcgaccacacaaaatattgacactttgggcccaatttggagattttcacttaggggtgtactgacttttgttgccagcggtttagacattaatggctgtgtgttgagttattttgaggggacagtaaatttacactgttatacaagctgtacactcactactttacattgtagacaagtgtcatttcttcagtgttgtcacatgaaaagatagaagaaaagatttacacaaatgtcactgaggggtgtacttacttttgtcagatattgTATATCCCTGCTATGGGCCCCATATAATGACTCCTGCTATTTTCAGCCTGCTATGACTGTTCCTGTGAATTATATATCAGACATAAATCTTTCAGTGATGGGCGCtgtctggttgctatgggttactgcactaaCTGACTGATATTTCTCTTCAGGGGAGTGACACCATGGGGAGACCCTGGCTGCTTCTCAGCCTCCTATTCATTGGATTCCTGTGCCCTCCATCTCACCAATCAGATGTCTGCAAGGCCCCCAATGGAGAGAAAGGTCATCCTGGGTATCCTGGGCGTCCTGGAAGACACGGACAGAAAGGAGACCGAGGGGACCCCGGTATGACCCTGACCCCAACTTTTATAATACTCAGGGGTAATAATATAAGTAAAGAAGTAGGAGGAGTTGGGGTAGGAGGTGGAGCTACAGAAGTAGGCGGGGTTCTTGTAGGAGGTGGTGGTATTGAAGTAGGAGAAGTTGGGGTAGGAGAGGGAGGTATGGAAGTAGGTGGAGTTATAGAAGTAGGAGGAGTTGGGGTAGGAGGTGGAGTTATAGAAGCAGGCGTATATCTTGTAGGAGGTGGGGGTATTGAAGTAGGAGGGGTTGGGGTAGGAGGGGAAGTATAGAAGTAGGTGGAGTTATAGAAGTAGGAGGAGTTGGGGTAGGAGGTGGAGTTATAGAAGTAGGCGTATACCTTGTAGGAGGTGGGGGTATTGAAGTAGGAGGGGTTGGGGTAGGAGGGGAAGTATAGAAGTAGGTGGAGTTATAGAAGTAGGAGGAGTTGGGGTAGGAGGTGGTGGCATAGAAGTAGGAGGAGTTGGGGTAAGAGGTGGAGTTATAGAAGTAGGCAGAGTTGGGGTAGGAGGGGGAGGTAGAGAAGTAGGTGGAGTTATGTCAGGTGGGGGTATAGAAGTAGGTGGGGTTGTGGGGTAATTGCACCCTGTTTTAGAATTGGCTTCTGTGTCAGGTGACATCCTCATGGGTTGTCCTTAGTTGGTCATACAGAAAGGTGGAGTCGATTGATGATCGGACTTCGCCTTCCTCAGACCCCCcatcatttccttttttttctcttccaggGGACAGCGGACGACTTTCTGGACTAAAAACTAGCAAAGGTGATGCCGGAGACCCCGGGGCCCCAGGCGAGCCTGGCTCTATAGGATACAAGGGTCCAGAGGGGCCCCCAGGGCCTCCAGGAGAGCCCGGTCCAGCTGGATCCAAAGGAGCGATGGCGGATGGCAGGAACCAGCGGCGGCCAGCATTCTCGGCAGTCTACACCAGCATGAAGGAGAACACGCTGCTGTTCGGGGAGATCCTCACCAACCAGGAGGGGGTGTATGACGGCTCCTCTGGGCGCTTCAGTTGTGCCGAGCCCGGCTACTATTATTTCACCTTCCAGGCCGTCTCTGCCGgagatctctgcctccacatctgGGCCAAAATCGGCACAGCCAACGGCAAGAAACTGCTCAGCTTCTGCGACCGAAACATCAACAATCGCAACCAGGTCAACTCCGGAGGAACCGTCCTCAACCTCAACCGCAATGACCAGGTCTGGATCGAGACCGACGCCAAGAGCCGCAGAATCGCCAGCAAAGACGTCAGCAGCAGTGTCTTCAGCGGATTCCTGCTCTTCCCCCGCGTAGAATGAGCTCCGCCCACTGAACACCTCCACCTGCTGTATGAATGGGATTGGCTGCTCTGCCCACAAGGGGATCTGTTGCCCCTTCTCTGATTTTTTGCTCCAATTTTGAATGAAATCACTAGAAGAATCAGCTTTGTGATCCTCCTGGGAGGAGCTAAGTGATTATTGTCCAATCAGCTCCATCCGGCCCCCCCCCTCCGCCTGGCTGCTTTCTGTGATCGGAATTTTATCTGAAAGAAATAAATCTCAGTTTCATCCAATCACAGTCTCTGTCTTCCTTCTGCCTAACCACACAGGATATGACCTTCACAGGGGACCGCAAACCTGACAGCACAGAATATGACCTTCACAGGGGACCGCAGACCTGACCGCACAGGATATGACCTTCACAGGGGACCGCAAACCTGACCGCACAGAATATGACCTTCACAGGGGACCGCAAACCTGACAGCACAGAATATGACCTTCACAGGGGACCGCAGACCTGACCGCACAGAATATGACCTTCACAGGGGACCGCAGACCTGACAGCACAGAATATGACCTTCACAGGGGACCGCAAACCTGACCGCACAGAATATGACCTTCACAGGGGACCGCAAACCTGACCGCACAGAATATGACCTTCACAGGGGACCGCAGACCTGACCGCACAGAATATGACCTTCACAGGGGACCGCAGACCTGACCGCACAGAATATGACCCTCACAGGGGACTGCAGACCTGACCGCACAGGATATGACCTTCACAGGGGACCGCAAACCTGACCGCACAGAATACGACCTTCACAGGGGACCGCAGACCTGACCGCACAGAATATGACCTTCACAGGGGACCGCAAACCTGACCGCACAGAATATGACCTTCACAGGGGACCGCAGACCTGACCGCACAGAATATGACCTTCATAGGGAACCGCAGACCTGACCGCACAGAATATGACCTTCACAGGGGACCGCAGACCTGACCGCACAGAATATGACCTTCACAGGGGACCGCAAACCTGACAGCACAGAATATGACCTTCACAGGGGACCGCAGACCTGACCGCACAGGATATGACCTTCACAGGGGACCGCAAACCTGACCGCACAGAATATGACCTTCACAGGGGACCGCAAACCTGACAGCACAGAATATGACCTTCACAGGGGACCGCAGACCTGACCGCACAGAATATGACCCTCACAGGGGACCGCAGACCTGACCGCACAGAATATGACCTTCACAGGGGACCGCAGACCTGACCGCACAGAATATGACCTTCACAGGGGACCGCAAACCTGACCGCACAGAATATGACCTTCACAGGGGACCGCAAACCTGACCGCACAGAATATGACCTTCACAGGGGACCGCAAACCTGACAGCACAGAATATGACCTTCACAGGGGACCGCAAACCTGACCGCACAGAATAGGACCTTCACAGGGGACCGCAGACCTGACCGCACAGAATAGGACCTTCACAGGGGACCGCAAACCTGACCGCACAGAATATGACCTTCACAGGGGACCGCAGACCTGACCGCACAGAATAGGACCTTCACAGGGGACCGCAGACCTGACCGCACAGAATATGACCTTCACAGGGGACCGCAGACCTGACCGCACAGAATAGGACCTTCACAGGGGACCGCAAACCTGACCGCACAGAATATGACCTTCACAGGGGACCGCAGACCTGACCGCACAAGATATGACCTTCACAGGGGACCGCAGACCTGACCACACAGAATATGACCTTCACAGGGGACCGCAGACCTGACCGCACAGAATATGACCTTCACAGGGAACCGCAGACCTGACCGCACAGGATATGACCTTCACAGGGGACCGCAGACCTGACCGCACAGAATATGACCTTCATAGGGAACCGCAGACCTGACCGCACAGAATATGACCTTCACAGGGGACCGCAAACCTGACCGCACAGAATATGACCTTCACAGGGGACCGCAGACCTGACCGCACAGAATATGACCTTCACAGGGGACCGCAGACCTGACCGCACAGGATATGACCTTCACAGGGGACCGCAGACCTGACCGCACAGAATATGACCTTCACAGGGAACCGCAGACCTGACCGCACAGGATATGACCTTCACAGGGGACCGCAGACCTGACCGCACAGAATATGACCTTCACAGGGGACCGCAGACCTGACCGCACAGAATATGACCTTCACAGGGGACCGCAGACCTGACCGCACAGAATATGACCTTCACAGGGGACCGCAGACCTGACCGCACAGAATATGACCTTCATAGGGAACCGCAGACCTGACCGCACAGAATATGACCTTCACAGGGGACCGCAAACCTGACCGCACAGAATATGACCTTCACAGGGGACCGCAGACCTGACCGCACAGAATATGACCTTCACAGGGGACCGCAGACCTGACCGCACAGAATATGACCTTCACAGGGGACCGCAGACCTGACCGCACAGAATATGACCTTCACAGGGGACCGCAGACCTGACCGCACAGAATATGACCTTCACAGGGGACCGCAGACCTGACCGCACAGAATATGACCTTCACAGGGGACCGCAGACCTGACCGCACAGAATATGACCTTCACAGGGGACTGCAAACCTGACCGCACAGAATAGGACCTTCACAGGGGACCGCAGACCTGACCGCACAGAATATGACCTTCACAGGGGACCGCAGACCTGACCGCACAGAATATGACCTTCACAGGGGACCGCAGACCTGACCGCACAGAATATGACCTTCACAGGGAACCGCAGACCTGACCGCACAGAATATGACCTTCACAGGGGACCGCAGACCTGACCGCACAGAATATGACCTTCACAGGGGACCGCAAACCTGACCGCACAGAATATGACCTTCACAGGGGACCGCAGACCTGACCGCACAGAATATGACCTTCACAGGGGACCGCAAACCTGACCGCACAGAATATGACCTTCACAGGGGACCGCAAACCTGACCGCACAGAATATGACCTTCACAGGGGACCACAAACCTGATCGCACAGAATATGACCTTCACAGGGGACCACAAACCTGATCGCACAGAATATGACCTTCACAGGGGACCGCAGACCTGACCACACAGAATATGACCTTCACAGGGGACCGCAGACCTGACCGCACAGAATATGACCCTCACAGGGGACTGCAGACCTGACCGCACAGAATATCCCTGTCCTGCTGCCCGCCCCCCAACCCCCTCCacctccctatccctgtcctgctgccccggGCCCCCCATCCCCCACTGCCTCCCTGTCCTGCTTGTTGATCAAAGGGGAAgtggccaaacaaaattgactccaCATATCAAAGGGGGCAGATAGTGACTCTGGGCTTTGTTCATGTTAATATACAAGgatgtaaatgagggcagttttaTGAGTAGAGCTGTTTAGGGCTCGGGGTCCTTGTGTGTCACTCAAAGACAGCAAAGCATTTCATGGGAACGGCCAATCAAatggctcagccattcagtgtataGAGAATATGACAGTTCAGTCCATTCACTCTCTGTGATTATAAAGGCTCAGGTCTAGGAAAcgcgggactctgaagactcaggaaacacgggactctgaagactcaggaaatgtgggactctgaagactcaggaaacacgggactctgaagactcaggaaatgtgggactctgaagactcaggaaacgcgggactctgaagactcaggaaacgcgggactctgaagactcaggaaacacgggactctgaagactcaggaaacacgggactctgaagactcaggaaacacgggactctgaagactcaggaaacacgggactctgaagactcaggaaacgcgggactctgaagactcaggaaacgcgggactctgaagactcaggaaacgcgggactctgaagactcaggaaatgtgggactctgaagactcaggaaacacgggactctgaagactcaggaaacacgggactctgaagactcaggaaacacgggactctgaagactcaggaaacgcgggactctgaagactcaggaaacacgggactctgaagactcaggaaacgcgggactctgaagactcaggaaacacgggactctgaagactcaggaaacacgggactctgaagactcaggaaacgcgggactctgaagactcaggaaacacgggactctgaagactcaggaaacgcgggactctgaagactcaggaaatgtgggactctgaagactcaggaaacacgggactctgaagactcaggaaacacgggactctgaagactcaggaaacgcgggactctgaagactcaggaaacacgggactctgaagactcaggaaacacgggactctgaagactcaggaaacacgggactctgaagactcaggaaacacgggactctgaagactcaggaaacgcgggactctgaagactcaggaaacacgggactctgaagactcaggaaacgcgggactctgaagactcaggaaacacgggactctgaagactcaggaaacgcgggactctgaagactcaggaaacacgggactctgaagactcaggaaacacgggactctgaagactcaggaaacacgggactctgaagactcaggaaacgcgggactctgaagactcaggaaatgtgggactctgaagactcaggaaacacgggactctgaagactcaggaaacacgggactctgaagactcaggaaacgcgggactctgaagactcaggaaacacgggactctgaagactcaggaaacacgggactctgaagactcaggaaacacgggactctgaagactcaggaaacgcgggactctgaagactcaggaaacacgggactctgaagactcaggaaacgcgggactctgaagactcaggaaacacgggactctgaagactcaggaaacacgggactctgaagactcaggaaacgcgggactctgaagactcaggaaatgtgggactctgaagactcaggaaacacgggactctgaagactcaggaaacacgggactctgaagactcaggaaacacgggactctgaagactcaggaaacacgggactctgaagactcaggaaacacgGGACTCTGGAGACTCAGGAAATGTGGGACTCTGAACACTCAGGAAacacgggactctgaagactcaggaaatgTGGGACTCTGAACACTCAGGAAACACGGGACTCTGAAGACACAAGAAacacgggactctgaagactcaggaaatgtgggactctgaagactcaggaaacacgggactctgaagactcaggaaatgtgggactctgaagactcaggaaacacgggactctgaagactcaggaaacgcgggactctgaagactcaggaaatgtgggactctgaagactcaggaaacacgggactctgaagactcaggaaacacgggactctgaagactcaggaaatgcgggactctgaagactcaggaaacgcgggactctgaagactcaggaaacgcgggactctgaagactcaggaaacgcgggactctgaagactcaggaaacgcgggactctgaagactcaggaaacacgggactctgaagactcaggaaacgcgggactctgaagactcaggaaacgcgggactctgaagactcaggaaacacgggactctgaagactcaggaaacgcgggactctgaagactcaggaaacacgggactctgaagactcaggaaacgcgggactctgaagactcaggaaacacgGGACTCTGGAGACTCAGGAAATgtgggactctgaagactcaggaaacacgggactctgaagactcaggaaacacgggactctgaagactcaggaaacacgggactctgaagactcaggaaacgcgggactctgaagactcaggaaacgcgggactctgaagactcaggaaacacgggactctgaagactcaggaaacacgggactctgaagactcaggaaacacgggactctgaagactcaggaaacacgggactctgaagactcaggaaacacgggactctgaagactcaggaaacacgggactctgaagactcaggaaacatgggactctgaagactcaggaaacacgggactctgaagactcaggaaacacgggactctgaagactcaggaaacacgggactctgaagactcaggaaacgcgggactctgaagactcaggaaacacgggactctgaagactcaggaaacacgGGACTCTGAAGATTTAGGAAAcgcgggactctgaagactcaggaaacacgggactctgaagactcaggaaacacAGGACTCTGAAGATTTAGGAAAcgcgggactctgaagactcaggacacacgggactctgaagactcaggacacacgggactctgaagactcaggaaacacgggactctgaagactcaggaaacgcgggactctgaagactcaggaaatgtggaactctgaagactcaggaaacacgggactctgaagactcaggaaacgcgggactctgaagactcaggaaacgcaggactctgaagactcaggaaacgcgggactctgaagactcaggaaacacgGGACTCTGAAGATTTAGGAAACGCGGGACTCTGAAGATTCAGGAAACACGGGACTCTGAAGATTTAGGAAACGCGGGACTCTGAAGATTCAGGAAATgtgggactctgaagactcaggacacacgggactctgaagactcaggaaatgtgggactctgaagactcaggacacacgggactctgaagactcaggacacacgggactctgaagactcaggaaatgTGGGACTCTGAAGATTTAGGAAACGCGGGACTCTGAAGATTCAGGAAACACGGGACTCTGAAGATTTAGGAAAcgcgggactctgaagactcaggacaCACGGGACTCTGAAGATTCAGGAAATgtgggactctgaagactcaggacacacgggactctgaagactcaggaaatgtgggactctgaagactcaggacacacgggactctgaagactcaggaaacacgggactctgaagactcaggaaacacgggactctgaagactcCGATTTACTCTGCTGGATGTTGTCATCTGCGGCAATAAAGTCTCTCCGAAGTCAATAAAGGTCATCTCTATGGAAGAATATAATcaccactaattaattatctacccaccaAACTATATCACTACACATAGtaacctgtgtccattcatagctgaagcatagtaacctgtgtccattcatagatgaagcatagtaacctgtgtccattcatagatgaagcatagtaacctgtgtccattcatagatgaagcatagtaacctgtgtccattcatagatgaagcatagtaacctgtgtccattcatagatgaagcatagtaacctgtgtccattcatagatgaagcatagtaacctgtgtccattcatagaTGAAGCATAGTAACCTGGTTCCATTCATAGATGAAGCATAGtaacctgtgtccattcatagatgaagcatagtaacctgtgtccattcatagatgaagcatagtaacctgtgtccattcatagatgaagcatagtaacctgtgtccattcatagatgaagcatagtaacctgtgtccattcatagaTGAAGCATAGTAACCTGTGTCTATTCATAGATGAAGCATAGtaacctgtgtccattcatagatgaagcatagtaacctgtgtccattcatagatgaagcatagtaacctgtgtccattcatagatgaagcatagtaacctgtgtccattcatagatgaagcatagtaacctgtgtccattcatagatgaagcatagtaacctgtgtccattcatagaTGAAGCATAGTAACCTGGTTCCATTCATAGATGAAGCATAGtaacctgtgtccattcatagatgaagcatagtaacctgtgtccattcatagataaagcatagtaacctgtgtccattcatagatgaagcatagtaacctgtgtccattcatagctgaagcatagtaacctgtgttcattcatagatgaagcatagtaacctgtgtccattcatagctgaagcatagtaacctgtgtccattcatagatgaagcatagtaacctgtgtccattcatagaTGAAGCATAAtaacctgtgtccattcatagatgaagcatagtaacctgtgtccattcatagctgaagcatagtaacctgtgtccattcatagctgaagcatagtaacctgtgtccattcatagatgaagcatagtaacctgtgtccattcatagaTGAAGCATAAtaacctgtgtccattcatagatgaagcatagtaacctgtgtccattcatagatgaagcatagtaacctgtgtccattcatagaTGAAGCATAGTAACCTGTGTCTATTCATAGATGAAGCATAGTAACCTGTGTCTATTCATAGATGAAGCATAGtaacctgtgtccattcatagaTGAAGCGTAGtaacctgtgtccattcatagatgaagcatagtaacctgtgtccatttatagctgaagcatagtaaccTGTGTCCATTTATAGCTGAAGCGTAGtaacctgtgtccattcatagaTGAAGCATAGTAACCTGTGTCCATTTATAGCTGAAGCGTAGtaacctgtgtccattcatagatgaagcatagtaacctgtgtccattcatagatgaagcatagtaacctgtgtccattcatagaTGAAGCATAGTAACTTGTGTCCATttatagctgaagcatagtaaccTGTACCCATTCATAACTTTCAGAACTGTGTCCATTCATAGCTGAAGTATAGtaacctgtgtccattcatagctgaagcatagtaacctgtgtccattcatagctgaagcatagtaacctgtgtccattcatagctgaagcatagtaacctgtgtccattcatagctgaagcatagtaaccTGTGTCTATTTATAGcttggtttactatgcttcagtttatgaatggacaggaagccTTCGTACAGAGCTCTTAAATCTTAAAAGGGGTCTTAATTTTTATttcaaatgataaaaaatgaaattgtaaaataataaaaataaataaataaaagaacaaaaataaaaagtgctgACACCAGTGTCGGAAATCCCggggtcacaaaggtcacacttggGACGGGGCCCTGGCACTCCGCCACTGTGGGGTCAAATCACCTCCAACCATAGGCTGATAAATATCGACAACCATCTCTACGCGTCTAACCATAGCCATGGTGGCCCAGGGGGTCCCCGAATCCCACCCCTACTCCCATTATATGTCATAAATCATATCTTTAGGGGCCACACATCCCACTTATATTATCAGATACCAAAATAATGTCCTTTATAACGTCAAAGAGCTCTTCCCATAATTCTCTTCCTAGGTCAGGCTGCTGCTGTGTATTGCAGGAATGACGCCAAAAACAGCGCATATGACATCATCGTGCACGTCGCCATACCATGACCTCATGACACCGCCGCCATATTGGTACTCCATCTATGTAAAAGAGGAAAAGACAAgtcagctgctgccgccatcttagTGCTCCTTCCACAGCTCATACACCCCAAATTAGCAATAATTGAAAAGATAGGAGCTGGATACATTTATACGGGTTCTTCTCATAGAACGTCATCGACTGAAGAGGAGCGCTGACATTCCCAGAGACCATGTGAGACATTCCAGCATTGTACCTTCTATAAATGTATCTTCTATCTTCTCATCCAGCCACACCACCAATCACCAACACATATGAGAGAAGAGTTCCTCCATAATTCCTGCAATCCAGTCTAGTCCCTAAAGTAGGATCACATTGGGGTACCCAGAATGACAATGGTCTGTACATGGTGGGGCGCAGAACCCGCTACATTTCCCCAGAGGGCATTTACCACAGAGTACCAGTCAGGCTTCTCTCTGCTTTTCTCCAGGCCTGGATCTGAGGTCAAGAAAAACAGGCCAATGTCTAGGAGGGTGGAGAATGGACACTTCTTGTGTCCTTTCATAGGTGGGGGGGTGTAGGATCCCTCCTTGGGATGGAGAATGGACCCATCTTGTGGCATTTCATAGGTGGAGGGTGGACTCAGAAGACTCAGGAAACACGGGAgtctgaagactcaggaaacgcaggactctgaagactcaggaaacgcgggactctgaagactcaggaaacgcGGGCATTTCATAGGTGGAGGGTGGAAGATTCCTCCTTGGGGTGGAGAATGGACACTTCTTGTGTCATTTCATAGGTGGGGGGGTGTAGGATCCCTCCTTGGGATAGAGAATGGACCCTTTTTGTGGCATTTCATAGGTGGAGGGtggactctgaagactcaggaaacacgggagtctgaagactcaggaaacgcaggactctgaagactcaggaaacacgggactctgaagactcaggaaacgcGGGCATTTCATAGGTGGAGGGTGGAAGATTCCTCCTTGGGGTGGAGAATGGACACTTCTTGTGTCATTTCATAGGTGGGGGGTGGACTCAGAAGACTCAGGAAACACGGGAgtctgaagactcaggaaacgcaggactctgaagactcaggaaacgcgggactctgaagactcaggaaacgcGGGCATTTCATAGGTGGAGGGTGGAAGATTCCTCCTTGGGGTGGAGAATGGACACTTCTTGTGTCATTTCATAGGTGGGGGGGTGTAGGATCCCTCCTTGGGATAGAGAATGGACCCTTTTTGTGGCATTTCATAGGTGGAGGGtggactctgaagactcaggaaacacgggagtctgaagactcaggaaacgcaggactctgaagactcaggaaacacgggactctgaagactcaggaaacgcGGGCATTTCATAGGTGGAGGGTGGAAGATTCCTCCTTGGGGTGGAGAATGGACACTTCTTGTGTCATTTCATAGGTGGGGGGTGTAGGATCCCTCCTTGGGATGGAGAATGGACCCTTTTTGTGGCATTTCATAGGTGGAGGGTGGAAGATTCCTCCTTGGGGTGGAGAATGGACCCTTCTTGTGGCATTTCATAGGTGGGGGCGAGGATCTCTCTCCTTGGGGTGGAGAATAGATCCTTCTTGTGGCATTTCATAGGTGT encodes:
- the C1QA gene encoding complement C1q subcomponent subunit A, which produces MGRPWLLLSLLFIGFLCPPSHQSDVCKAPNGEKGHPGYPGRPGRHGQKGDRGDPGDSGRLSGLKTSKGDAGDPGAPGEPGSIGYKGPEGPPGPPGEPGPAGSKGAMADGRNQRRPAFSAVYTSMKENTLLFGEILTNQEGVYDGSSGRFSCAEPGYYYFTFQAVSAGDLCLHIWAKIGTANGKKLLSFCDRNINNRNQVNSGGTVLNLNRNDQVWIETDAKSRRIASKDVSSSVFSGFLLFPRVE